A genomic segment from Actinomadura hallensis encodes:
- a CDS encoding TIGR02679 family protein encodes MTDTDRLRRLLGGPDTAWLVKRVRSRLERGASLSGRVTLAEATPAQRRAVELLLGRRAGTGASLSVPLDEVDRVLRTSGASPHGLAAAVELLDGPVRDLARENAETAAAWAAAFAPLDEALTARPELAEWRAWLDSTGLVRRLAPDPAEAAGTLRRLAAVVRRLPSPDMPLGRFAAETCGHAHALDEGPLATLALSSARALAGLPFRSDGGAEARRETWAKVGVHLDELSSTVLCLGLPGDAHTPTGRMLAAMRGEPVSLTLRQLRRHTEPMRAGLVRICENPVVVAAAADALGRDCPPLVCGNGRPSAAVWRLLELLAEGGADFAYHGDFDWGGIAIAAAVHERIGWRPWRYDASAYLEATSDTPLAGRPVPTPWDPSLATAMKDRAVRVEEEQVLTDLLTDLAP; translated from the coding sequence ATGACCGACACCGACCGCCTGCGGCGACTGCTGGGCGGACCGGACACGGCCTGGCTGGTGAAACGCGTCCGGTCCCGCCTGGAGCGCGGCGCCTCCCTGTCCGGCAGGGTGACCCTCGCCGAAGCGACCCCGGCGCAGCGGCGCGCGGTGGAACTCCTCCTCGGCCGCCGCGCCGGGACCGGGGCGTCCCTCTCGGTGCCGCTGGACGAGGTCGACCGCGTCCTGCGCACCAGCGGAGCGTCCCCGCACGGCCTGGCCGCCGCCGTGGAGCTGCTGGACGGCCCCGTCCGCGACCTTGCCCGCGAGAACGCCGAGACGGCCGCCGCCTGGGCCGCGGCCTTCGCGCCGCTGGACGAGGCGCTCACCGCCCGCCCCGAACTGGCCGAGTGGCGCGCCTGGCTGGACTCGACCGGCCTCGTCCGCCGCCTGGCACCGGACCCGGCCGAGGCCGCCGGCACCCTCCGCCGCCTCGCCGCCGTGGTGCGCCGCCTGCCGTCCCCCGACATGCCCCTCGGCCGGTTCGCCGCCGAGACCTGCGGCCACGCCCACGCCCTGGACGAAGGCCCGCTCGCCACCCTCGCCCTCTCGTCCGCCCGTGCCCTCGCGGGGCTCCCGTTCCGCTCCGACGGGGGCGCGGAGGCCCGCCGCGAGACCTGGGCCAAGGTCGGGGTGCACCTGGACGAGCTGTCCTCCACCGTCCTGTGTCTCGGCCTCCCCGGCGACGCGCACACTCCCACCGGCCGAATGCTCGCCGCCATGCGCGGCGAACCCGTGTCCCTCACCCTCCGCCAGCTCCGCCGGCACACCGAACCGATGCGTGCGGGTCTGGTTCGCATCTGCGAAAACCCCGTGGTGGTGGCCGCAGCGGCCGACGCCCTGGGACGGGACTGCCCTCCACTGGTCTGCGGCAACGGCCGCCCATCGGCGGCCGTCTGGCGCCTTCTGGAACTCCTCGCCGAAGGCGGCGCCGACTTCGCCTACCACGGCGATTTCGACTGGGGCGGCATCGCCATCGCCGCCGCCGTCCACGAGCGCATCGGCTGGCGCCCCTGGCGCTACGACGCCTCCGCCTACCTTGAGGCGACCTCGGACACGCCTCTGGCTGGCCGTCCCGTCCCAACCCCCTGGGACCCGTCCCTGGCCACCGCCATGAAGGATCGCGCCGTCCGCGTAGAGGAGGAACAGGTCCTCACCGACCTCCTCACCGACCTGGCCCCATGA
- a CDS encoding transposase family protein, producing the protein MLFYRSSLPLSRQTLQYVTGVVGRHRKQVGSKGRALPPGMQALMTLAYLKNGETFAQLGAGFGVGTTTAWRYINETVTLLSARSPKLSRALAKAKKDGLLYLVMDGTLIPIDRVKADRPFYSGKHKKHGMNLQVIASPDGTILWVSGPLPGSVHDLKAARIWGLVRALAASGILVLADKGYIGAGPHVKTPYKGKNKPEPLKEANRSHAKLRGPGERANAQLKHWKILTKLRCCPHRAGHLAKAIHVLQNRELNPR; encoded by the coding sequence ATGCTTTTCTATCGTTCTTCGCTGCCGTTGTCGCGTCAGACGCTGCAGTACGTGACCGGGGTCGTCGGCCGGCACCGCAAGCAGGTCGGAAGCAAGGGCCGGGCCCTGCCGCCGGGCATGCAGGCGCTGATGACCCTGGCCTACTTGAAGAACGGGGAGACGTTCGCGCAGCTCGGCGCCGGGTTCGGGGTCGGAACCACCACCGCCTGGCGGTACATCAACGAGACGGTGACGCTGCTGTCGGCCCGATCCCCCAAACTCAGCCGGGCACTGGCCAAAGCCAAGAAGGACGGCCTGCTCTACCTGGTCATGGACGGCACGCTCATCCCGATCGACCGCGTGAAGGCCGACCGGCCGTTCTACTCCGGCAAACACAAGAAGCACGGCATGAACCTGCAGGTCATCGCCTCACCGGACGGAACCATCCTGTGGGTGTCGGGGCCGCTGCCCGGCTCCGTCCACGACCTCAAGGCCGCCCGGATCTGGGGCCTGGTCCGCGCACTGGCCGCCTCCGGGATCCTGGTACTGGCCGACAAGGGCTACATCGGCGCCGGCCCGCACGTCAAGACGCCCTACAAGGGCAAGAACAAGCCCGAGCCCCTCAAGGAAGCCAACCGCTCCCACGCCAAGCTCCGCGGCCCCGGCGAACGAGCCAACGCCCAGCTCAAGCACTGGAAGATCCTGACCAAGCTACGTTGCTGCCCACACCGAGCCGGTCACCTGGCCAAGGCCATCCACGTCCTCCAGAACCGCGAGCTCAACCCACGTTGA
- a CDS encoding SEC-C domain-containing protein, protein MTDSKQRARRLAEDLERDAATYPEQRAEILIEAARLWSQAAAPDQALRIYDDVIASEGDEDAQFATVEKVSLLTEVGRAEEAEAEIARLSRTHVHPGPAELVGEFLEEQGRLEEALTWFNIACRDLMADDEELAGAQLFARPELRGRQRVRQALGLPPDALDLHTEDQQAEMTELLERVAAPPQPNVGSFFVRADVERAFAEGLVHGTAPTDASGYFRDLERGWRASLDELGASRLRILPTNVDDLLTYAKEHNRDPREQQTRADHLMDRIREGAPTLDWPPERNAPCWCASGRKYKKCCNSPTNR, encoded by the coding sequence GTGACGGACTCCAAGCAACGAGCGCGACGCCTCGCCGAGGACCTCGAACGCGACGCCGCGACGTACCCCGAGCAGCGTGCGGAGATTCTGATCGAGGCCGCCAGGCTGTGGTCCCAGGCGGCCGCGCCCGACCAGGCGCTGCGGATCTACGACGACGTCATCGCCTCGGAGGGGGACGAGGACGCCCAGTTCGCCACCGTGGAAAAGGTATCTCTGCTCACCGAGGTCGGCCGGGCCGAAGAGGCGGAAGCGGAGATCGCCCGGCTCAGCCGCACCCACGTCCATCCCGGGCCGGCCGAGCTGGTCGGGGAGTTCCTCGAAGAGCAAGGACGCCTCGAAGAAGCTCTCACCTGGTTCAACATCGCGTGCCGCGACCTCATGGCGGACGATGAGGAACTCGCCGGGGCCCAGCTGTTCGCCCGGCCCGAGCTGCGGGGACGCCAGCGCGTCCGCCAGGCGCTGGGCCTGCCGCCCGACGCCCTCGACCTGCACACCGAGGACCAGCAGGCCGAGATGACCGAGCTCCTCGAAAGGGTCGCGGCACCGCCCCAGCCGAACGTGGGCTCGTTCTTCGTCCGCGCGGACGTCGAACGCGCCTTCGCCGAGGGCCTCGTCCACGGCACCGCCCCCACCGACGCGTCCGGCTACTTCCGCGACCTCGAACGCGGCTGGCGCGCCTCCCTCGACGAACTCGGCGCGTCCAGGCTTCGCATCCTCCCGACGAACGTGGACGACCTGCTCACGTATGCGAAGGAGCACAACCGCGACCCGAGGGAGCAGCAGACCCGCGCCGACCACCTCATGGACCGCATCCGCGAAGGCGCCCCCACCCTCGACTGGCCCCCGGAACGCAACGCCCCCTGCTGGTGCGCCTCCGGCCGCAAGTACAAGAAGTGCTGCAACTCCCCCACCAACCGCTAG